In bacterium, one genomic interval encodes:
- a CDS encoding 2Fe-2S iron-sulfur cluster-binding protein produces MSTIPLEIDGRQVAAEEGETILEAAQRNGIHIPTLCYNKQLKPYGECRLCMVEVTKGNRTRIVASCAYPAEENIVVKTNTEKIAKIRKMIIELLWPSLSALAKDYGVTESRFHSDHTDCNLCGMCVRYCSEVKKLNAVYFKGRGINREIAVVPDLANECIYCRDCFTLCSGGWIVDKCDNAYTSLSK; encoded by the coding sequence ATGAGTACGATACCATTGGAAATCGACGGCAGACAGGTCGCTGCGGAAGAGGGAGAAACCATCCTCGAAGCGGCGCAGAGAAACGGGATACATATTCCGACACTGTGTTACAACAAGCAGCTGAAGCCATACGGGGAATGCCGGCTGTGCATGGTCGAGGTCACGAAGGGAAACCGCACGAGAATCGTGGCATCCTGCGCCTATCCCGCTGAAGAGAACATCGTGGTGAAAACGAACACGGAAAAGATCGCGAAAATCCGTAAAATGATCATCGAGCTTCTGTGGCCCTCGCTTTCGGCGCTGGCAAAAGATTACGGCGTCACGGAGTCACGGTTCCATTCCGATCACACCGACTGCAACCTCTGCGGCATGTGCGTCCGTTACTGCTCGGAAGTCAAGAAACTCAACGCCGTGTATTTCAAAGGGAGGGGAATCAACCGTGAGATAGCCGTGGTTCCGGACCTGGCCAATGAATGCATATACTGCAGGGACTGCTTCACCCTGTGTTCCGGCGGATGGATAGTCGACAAATGCGACAACGCCTATACCTCGCTGAGTAAGTAA